The genomic segment AGTGATAAAGAAGTGTTTGAGATTTATACTGTCGATGAAATTGATGCTCAAAAAAATTGCAGATTATACGGTGGAAGGATTGGGAATAAAGTAAAAGAGATAAAATTTAAAAATGCTTATGAATACCATTTCTCATATTCAACCGGAGATCCAGAAAAAGAAGATTTATTTCATCCGTATTTTATTATGGAAAACAGCAATGGCTGGAAAACTTATGTGGAAGGAGATTGGAAAACAATAAAACATGTGAAAGATTTGCATGAAGGGGATGAAGTTTCTTTTTATCCTTCCTGTTTTGATTTTTTGTGGCTTGATACGAATACAAGAAAACTTGATGTAGGAGAAAGTAGGATACACTGGCTTTTTAAAGAATTTTCTCCCAAACCATATAATATTAAGGATATTGAGAGTTTTGAAGAATTAAGAATACTTCTTTTGGAAAAACTAAAATTAACAGCATCTCAGCTTTTGAATGTGTACGGATTATTGATTTCAAAACTTGAAGAATGGCAGTTGCCGAATAAGAAATTGCCGATAGATGATAATGTGTTTGAAGATTTCATTAAAAATGCAATTCTTTCAATTCCTTTACGGTTGAAAATCGCTAGCAATACTGAAAAAGGAAAAATCACACGAGATGATTTTGAATTTTTAAAGGCTACAATTATGAACGGAATGTTTTTTGATTTTATTGATATGTGGCACACTATATTAAAACGCAAATTTAAGGAGGACGAGTAATGGCTGATACATTTTTACCTTTTAAGACAAAAAAATATCTCGCAATTGCAAAAGAGCCTGTTTATGTGGGAACCGGCGGTTATAGAATAGGAAGAGTTGATAATACTATTGTCCGTGATCCTGCAACTAATCTGCCCAAAATTCCCGGCTCTACGATTTCAGGGAATGCAAGGTATTATTCGTGGCTTGCTTATAAATCCGAAGGGATGAATTTGAATCTTGGGTGTTCAAAAGGAAAGAAAACCAATGATGAAAATGCTTGCGGTGCTTGTCCGGTTTGTCTTTCTTACGGTTTTATAAATGATAAAAGTGCACAATCCGGTCTTGCATATTTTTCGGATGCAAGAATTTTGTTTTTTCCTGTTTCAACAATGATAGGAACCGTTTGGGTAACATCGGATGAGATTGTGAAGGAATTTATTGATACTATCGGTTCCAATGGAATAGAAATTACTGAAAATCAATTTATTTGTTCAAATAAAATGACTGAATTGCCTAAAAGTAATGAAATGAAAGAAATATTAAATTTTGGCTGGATAATGCTTGAAAAGAAAGAAAATAAAGATATTAGTGGTTGGAAATTGAAAGGTGATAATAACTCTGAAGAAGTTTCGAATTTAAAAGATGTTTTTGATGAAATAAAAAATAAAGTGTGTGTTGTTTCTACAAAAGTTTTTCACCACATTGTAAATTCAAACCTTGAAACAAGAACTTCTGTTTCGATAAATCCTGTTACAGGCGCAGCAGAAGGCGGAGCATTGTTTACCTATGAGGCATTACCAAGAGGAACGGTTTTTATTCTTGATGTTACTTATGAAAATCCGAAAAATTATGGAAAAGATAATCCAATGGAAGAAGTGATTGGCACAGTTGAAAAAGGATTTGAGCTTTTCTCATCACTCGGAATAGGTGGGATGGGAACGAGAGGATTTGGGAAGATTGAGATAAAAAAGGATAAGTTTTTAAGTGAAAAAGATTATTGGGAAAGTGTAAAAGAGTATTTGAAGAAATTACAACAAAAGTCATCTAATCTTAAAGATAAAATAAATAAACAGATTGGAGAAATTAAGACTGGAGTTAATGGAGATACAAAGGAAAAAGAAAATGACATAAAAAAAGATTGCAAAAAATTGGATGCTTTGGTTTGTGTATTAAAATTATGGAAAGTACATCTTGAATCTCAAAAAGAAATTTTGAAGAAAAAGATTGATACTTTTGAGGAAATATCCAGTACAATTTCAAGTATAACTATAGAAATTCCCGAAGGTTGTAGAGAGGAGGAAAGTAATGAGCAGTAAAATAAATCTTGATAAAATCTGTGCTGAATTTGGAATGGATTTGTTAAATAAAAATATAGCTGATAGTTTAACTTTTGAAAAAAGAAAGAAGAAAGTTAAAAGTTTTGAAACAGAAATTACGAAAGCTCTTGGAATTATTGTAGAAGATGGTCCTTTTGCTTTTTTAATATGGTTAGAGTCGCAAAAAGATGATCCGCATATTGCTATGATGTCTATTACTAAAGAACTTTTACTTAAACTAAAGTTAATAGAAGATAGTAATATTGATATTGAGAAGAAATTTTTAAAATTAAGTGAAGATCTAACCAAAACTCTGTTCGTAAAAACGATACTTGAAAAAATGCTGATTTACGCAAGATACAAAGCAAAGGCAATGCAACATGAGTAAAGGAGATAAAAATGTCGGAAGGCAATAACATTTTTCAAATAAAATTAAAAGCTTTATCTCCTATCTCAATTACAAAAAGAGAATTCGGGGTCCTGTATGAAACTTATCATTATATTCCTGCATGGACAATGTGGAATTCTCTTGTGAAGTTATATGCAATTAAAGATGGAAGTATTGATTATGAAAATGCAAAAAAAATCTTTGAGGAGATAAGGCTATCCAATTTTTACATAATTGAAGATAATGATATATTGGTAAATTTACAAGATGAGAAAAGAAGAGAATATATTAGCTCGGATTTAAAAAATGCCATAGATGTTTTAACAAATACTTCTTTGGATAAAGCTTTATATGAGAGAGAATATATAAAACCGGGTAGAGACTTTGTAGGGTGGATTAAACCAACAAGAGAAAATGTGATTAAATTTCTTAATGAATTAAAAGGTAAAATTTTCTTTATCGGTGCTGATAAAAATACTGGATTCGGGAAAGTTCGGTTTATGGATATTAAAACGGGTAATACTTCTTTTTTAAATGGAAAAAATGCAAAAAAGGTGATCGATTTTATAGACCACCCAAAAAATAACTATCATCTTTTTCCTGTTGAATCAAATAGGGATGAATTTTTTCCATTTATTGTAAGAGAGTGGGATGGAGACAAAGGAAATGGAATGAAAATAACTTACCATGCAAAGGCAATAGGGGATTAATGACCACTACCAACGAAATAATCATCTACCAACACAAAGACAAAAAAATAGAAGTCTCCCTGCGGGAAGAGACGATATGGCTATCTCTTAATCAAATTGCGGAATTTTTTGATGTTCAAAAGGTAGCGATTTCAAAACACATTAAAAACATATATGACTCTGGAGAGCTTCAAAGGGAGTCAACTGTTTCCATTTTGGAAACAGTTCAAATTGAAGGTAAGAGAAAAGTTAAAAGAAAAATAACTTATTACAACCTGGATGTCATAATCTCCGTAGGATATAGGGTTAACTCCCAAAAAGCCACAATGTTTCGTATATGGCAACAAATGTTTTAAAAAATTACCTTGTAAAAGGATATGCGGTTAATGAAAATAAGATTACAAAGGAAAAACTCAGAGAGCTTTAAAAAACAATAAAATTCATCAAATAAATGTCTTTTGTAAACTCATAACTTATAATTGTCTTAAATTTAGCGTAGAAATTATACTTAGTAATATATAGAAGAAAAGATGTATATGCGAGTAAATTTTAATTTGAAAAAGTAGTATAGCATAGTACAGCTGGATATAATAACTTATGTTTAGGTAGTTTGTAATATAATAAATGGATGTGGAAGGAGTTTGCAATGATTGAAGGAGTTTACAAAATAGGTGTTTTGCAAGAAAAAAGAGATTTTTTGCAAGAATTTATTGAGGATCCAGGTAATAACATTAAACATGTATTTAAAATTGTTGTTGATATAAGCAATGAAACTAATCCTGAATATAAAGGCATTAAATATGAAGAATATGATTCTTCAAAAAAGTTAAAATATTTTTATAAAAGAGGTTCTGCCAATGGACCTGATAAGACTCCAACTTCCAAAATTACTCAAATAGAAAAAACTTTTAATAACAAAGTTAAGAAAGTTTTTAAAAAATATTTAAAAAGTAACAACAGGTTTTTAAGTGAAAAAGAAAAAAATGTTATTTCTAACCTTCAAAATTTAATAGAAAAGAATTGTGATAAGATTTTAGAAGATTTGAAAAATTTTTCATCTAAAAATGGATTTTTAAAAAAACAAGATGAAATTAAAGATCCGTCGCTTATTACATTTGTTTTTTTTAAAAATGGAAATGTTAGTTATGTTGGAGAGTTAGATTTATTTGTTAATGTATTTAAAAATAATGAAAATGAAGCATACAAGTCTTTTTACAATAAATCCAATATAGAAAGTAGAGCAAGTGAAAGATATTGTTATATATGTGGACAGGTGGCTAGTGAGGTATGGGGTTTTGTAAATACTTATAATTTTTATACAGCAGATAAAGAAAATTACATTGCTGGAGGTTTTAATCGGGAGTATATGTGGAAAAATTATCCTGTATGTTCAGAATGTGCAAAGGTTTTGGAAAGAGGGAAAAAGTATATCAATGAAAATCTTTCATATAAGTTTTGTGGTTTTAATTATTTGCTTATTCCTGAGCTTGTTATTGATAATAAAGGGTTATTAAAAGAAATTTTATTTAGGACCTTAAAAAAATACACAGACTTTTCTTTGGCTGAAAGTAAATCTGCATTAATAGAGAAAGTTGAGAAAAGGACATTAAGAGAGCTTGCTAAAGTAAGTAATCACGTTAATTTTAATTTTTTATTTTACGAAAAATCCAATTCTGCTTTTAAGATTTTGCTTTATTTGAGGGAAATAGCTCCTACAAGACTTAAGTTTTTAATTGAAGCAAAGGACAAAGTGGATAATTTTGAAAGAAAAATTGATATTTTTAAAGAAATAAAAAAGAAGGGTACTATAAACTTTAATTTTAGTTTTAATTTCATAAGAGAATTTTTCCCGAATTCTAAAAGGGATGGAAGATTTGATAATTATTTTCTTGCAATATTAAATAATATTTTTATTGGAAAAAATATTTCAATGGATTTTCTTGTTGGAAGGTTCATGGAAAAAATCAGAACAGAATTTTTAAATGACAACTGGATCGAACCGTGGGTTTTAAAATCCTATAAGATATTTATTTATTTGGAACAAATTAATGTGTTAGATAGAAGGAGGCAGGAAATGAAAAATTATCAAAATAATTATGAGGATTTTTTTCAAGAAAATCCTTTGTTTGATGATGAGGTAAAAAAGGCTTTATTTTTGGAAGGCGTTTTGGCACAGAAGTTGTTAAATATACAATATCAAGAAAGACAAGCTACACCTTTTAGAAGCAGACTTAATGGATTAAAAATTGATGAAAAGGTGGCAAAAAGATTATTGCCAGAAATAATTAATAAATTAGAAGAGTATAACAAAAATTATTATAGAGAACTTGAAGAAACTATTGGAGAATATCTAATAAAATCTGATTTTAAAAAATACTCTATTGATGAGATGAGTTATTATTTTACTCTTGGTATGATATTGGCCAAATATTTTAGTTTTGATAAAGAAGAAAATAAGGAACAATAGTAAGGAGGAAAATTATGTGTATTGAAAAAAGAAGTGAAATTTTATTTTGCTATGATGTAACCGACGCAAATCCCAATGGTGATCCTTTGGATGAAAATAAACCAAGAATTGATGAAGAAACAAAAATTAATATTGTCACAGATGTAAGATTAAAAAGAACAGTTAGAGATTATCTTTATGAATATAAGGGATACAATGGACAAAATGGTAAGGATATTTTTGTAAGGGAAATTATATATGATAAGGAAGGCCATATTCAAGATGCTAAGTTAAGAATTGAAGATTTTATGTTAGATGAAAAAGGGGAAAAAATTTCGAAATCTGATTTAAAAAAATATTTCAATAAAGATAAATTAGGTGATGGAGAATATTTGCAAAAGATGATTGAGATTATAACTCCAAATCTATTAAAAAATTGTATAGATGTAAGACTTTTTGGTGCCACTATACCAGTTGAATATAAAAATAGCAATACAGGAAAGGGTTCAATAACTTTTACAGGACCTGTTCAATTTAAAATGGGACGCTCCCTCCATAAAGTTGAATTAAAACACATAAAAGGAACAGGGGCCTTTGCTTCTAAAGCAGGAGCAAGTCAAGCAACATTTAGAGAGGAATATGTGTTGCCTTATTCTTTTATTTGTTTTCATGGAATAATAAACGAAGTTGCAGCTAAACATACTAATTTAACAGAAGAAGATGTAAAAGAATTATTGGAAGCTATGTGGAACGGAACCAAGAATCTTATTAGTCGCTCCAAATTTGGTCAAATGCCGAGGTTTTTATTAAAAGTTACATATAAAGAATCAGGTTTTTTCATTGGAGATTTAGATAAAAAGATAAAGCTTACTGGATATGAGAATGATTTTAGTATAAGAAGCATAAAGGACTTTAAATTGGATATTGAAGAATTGAAAAAGTCATTTGCACTCAATAAAGATAAAATAGATAGTATAGAATATAAAATAGATGAAAATTTGTCAGTTGTTGGTGATATTCCTAATGATTGGGAGATATTAGAAGTTTAAAATATAAAAGAGGATTAGATATGAAAATAGTTGTTTTTGATATATGGGGAGATTTAGGGCACTTTCGAGTGCCCTATACCACAAGTTCTCCTTTAACCTTTCCTATTCCTCCTAAAACTGCACTTTATGGAATTGTTGGTGCTGTATTAGGATATGACAAAAAAAATTATTTAGAAAAGTTTCAAAATAGGAAATGGAAATTTGCTATAGGAATAAAAAATAAAATATCTACAATAAGAATAGCTGAAAATGTTATTAATACAAAAGTTGTTAAAATGTTTGCCCGTATGCCAAGGGGAAAATCGTGTAGAACTCAAATTAATTTTGAATTTTTAAAAAATCCATATTTTAGAATATATGTTACATCTTTAGATAACAATGAGTTGAATAAATTAAAAATTTTATTAAAAGAGCATAAAACACAATATACTATATCCCTTGGAATTTCTGAATGTTTGGCGAATTTTAGGTTTGTTGGTTCCTTTGAAGCAGAAAAAAAACAACTGGATGAATTTATTGAGATCAACTCTATTATTCCTTTAAAATATTTAAAAAATTCCTATCAAATAAATTTTTTAAAAGAAAACAGAAAGTATTTAAGAATACATATGCCAATGGAAATGAAATCAAATAGGGAATTAATAGAAAGCGAGGATTTTATTTTAGAAGCATATGGAAAAACTATAAATGTCAAACTTGAAAGTTATTTAAGAATAGAAGAATTAAATGAAAATATTGTAATATTTTAATTGCTATGAATTGTTTATCTCATCCGAACAAAAATCTTATAACACATCTTAGTAATGTTAAAAAAATAGGACTTACTCTTTTTGGTAATAAAGATAAAGTGGTTTTCGGATTGCCTGATAACTTGGAGAAGGTTCTTGAAATAGCACTTTTTTATCATGATTTTGGAAAATCTACAAAATTTTTTCAAGATTATCTCAACGCCTCTATAATCAATGAAAAATATGAAGGAAACTCAGAGTTAACTCAACATGCTTTAATATCTGCCTGCCTTGCTGCATATAAAATAAGTAACACATTAGAAAAAATAGACAATTCCTTACTTTTTAGTTTGCTTGTTTTCCTCGCTATAAGAAAACATCATGGAAATTTTGAAAATCTTGATGAAATGTTGGTTATAAGTGAGACTAAGTGGCGATCTCTTGAAGAACAATGGAATAATGTTCTCGAAGAATTTAAAAAAGAAATTGATAATATTCCATTTGAAGATCTTAAGGATTTTATTGAAGATTTGTTGTGGGATAAAGATTCAGAAATTGGAAAACTAGATAATTATTTCTTACTTAACTTTTTATTTTCAATTTTAATTTACTCCGACAAAACCGAGGTTGTACTTGGTCCGAAGATTGATACTGTAAAATTCCCAGACAAGATTTTCAACTCTGTTAATAATTATAAAAATCAAATATTCAAAAACTCCGAAAAAACAGAATTAAACAGATTAAGAGAAGATGCTTACAATATATCATTAGTAAATTTGTTAAAGCAACATAAAAATGGAAATATATTTTCTTTAAATTTACCAACGGGTGCAGGTAAAACATTAACAGTTTTAAATCTTGCATTTAATTTATTGAAGAACGATAAAAGTTTACAAAGGATTATATATGCATTGCCATTTACCTCTATTGTAGATCAAACAGAAAAAGTGCTTAAAGATATATTCAATAAAAACGGATTAAATTCAGATGATTATTTAATTGTCCATCATCATCTTGCAGAGGCAAAAATAAAACTTGATGAGAATTATATTGAAGGAGATAAAGCTGAATTTTTGATAGAAAATTGGGATAAACCTTTTGTTTTAACAACCTTTTGGCAACTTTTTAACTCAATAATCACAAATAAAAATTCTCAATTAAGAAAATTTCATAATCTCGCAAATTCAATAATTATACTGGATGAAGTTCAAACAATACCTTACAAATACTGGATTCTTACAAATGAAGTTTTTAAAAAAATGTGTGAAATATTTAATATTAAAATAATTTTTCTCACTGCAACAATGCCGTTAATTTTTAGTGAAGAAAAAAACGAGATAATTCCTTTAATCCCTAAAGATAAAAGAAGTGAATATTTTTCAAAATTTTCAAGATATAGAATTGAAATTGTAAATCATTTAAATGAAATAAATATCGATGAACTATTTGAAATAGCTAAAAAAGATATTAAAAAGAATATAAATAAGAGTTTTCTTTTTGTATTTAACACTATTAATACAAGCATTGAATTTTATAACAAAATAAAATCTGAATTTTCAGATAAAAAATTAATTTATCTTTCAAGTAATATATTGCCAATAGAAAGACAAAAAAGAATTGCTAAAATAAAAAATAATTCAAAAGATAAAATTATTGTTTCAACCCAGGTAATTGAAGCAGGTGTTGATATTGATTTGGATATTGTTTATCGTGATTTTGCACCTCTTGATTCAATTATACAGAGTTCAGGAAGATGTAATAGAAATAGTAAAAAAGAAATAGGTGTTGTTAAAGTCTTTAAATTAAGGAATTGCCGAGGAAAATATGACTACAGCTACATTTATAGTGGTTTGTCTGTCAATGCAACGGATTTAGTATTTAAAAACAAAGATAAAGTAGATGAGAGTAAGGTATTAGAACTCATAAATGAATATTACTGTAAAATAAAAGAAAATAGCTCAACCAATTTTAGTAATGAAATATTAATTG from the Desulfonauticus submarinus genome contains:
- the cmr4 gene encoding type III-B CRISPR module RAMP protein Cmr4, which translates into the protein MADTFLPFKTKKYLAIAKEPVYVGTGGYRIGRVDNTIVRDPATNLPKIPGSTISGNARYYSWLAYKSEGMNLNLGCSKGKKTNDENACGACPVCLSYGFINDKSAQSGLAYFSDARILFFPVSTMIGTVWVTSDEIVKEFIDTIGSNGIEITENQFICSNKMTELPKSNEMKEILNFGWIMLEKKENKDISGWKLKGDNNSEEVSNLKDVFDEIKNKVCVVSTKVFHHIVNSNLETRTSVSINPVTGAAEGGALFTYEALPRGTVFILDVTYENPKNYGKDNPMEEVIGTVEKGFELFSSLGIGGMGTRGFGKIEIKKDKFLSEKDYWESVKEYLKKLQQKSSNLKDKINKQIGEIKTGVNGDTKEKENDIKKDCKKLDALVCVLKLWKVHLESQKEILKKKIDTFEEISSTISSITIEIPEGCREEESNEQ
- a CDS encoding RAMP superfamily CRISPR-associated protein — protein: MSEGNNIFQIKLKALSPISITKREFGVLYETYHYIPAWTMWNSLVKLYAIKDGSIDYENAKKIFEEIRLSNFYIIEDNDILVNLQDEKRREYISSDLKNAIDVLTNTSLDKALYEREYIKPGRDFVGWIKPTRENVIKFLNELKGKIFFIGADKNTGFGKVRFMDIKTGNTSFLNGKNAKKVIDFIDHPKNNYHLFPVESNRDEFFPFIVREWDGDKGNGMKITYHAKAIGD
- the rhuM gene encoding RhuM family protein, which gives rise to MTTTNEIIIYQHKDKKIEVSLREETIWLSLNQIAEFFDVQKVAISKHIKNIYDSGELQRESTVSILETVQIEGKRKVKRKITYYNLDVIISVGYRVNSQKATMFRIWQQMF
- a CDS encoding TIGR02556 family CRISPR-associated protein; this translates as MIEGVYKIGVLQEKRDFLQEFIEDPGNNIKHVFKIVVDISNETNPEYKGIKYEEYDSSKKLKYFYKRGSANGPDKTPTSKITQIEKTFNNKVKKVFKKYLKSNNRFLSEKEKNVISNLQNLIEKNCDKILEDLKNFSSKNGFLKKQDEIKDPSLITFVFFKNGNVSYVGELDLFVNVFKNNENEAYKSFYNKSNIESRASERYCYICGQVASEVWGFVNTYNFYTADKENYIAGGFNREYMWKNYPVCSECAKVLERGKKYINENLSYKFCGFNYLLIPELVIDNKGLLKEILFRTLKKYTDFSLAESKSALIEKVEKRTLRELAKVSNHVNFNFLFYEKSNSAFKILLYLREIAPTRLKFLIEAKDKVDNFERKIDIFKEIKKKGTINFNFSFNFIREFFPNSKRDGRFDNYFLAILNNIFIGKNISMDFLVGRFMEKIRTEFLNDNWIEPWVLKSYKIFIYLEQINVLDRRRQEMKNYQNNYEDFFQENPLFDDEVKKALFLEGVLAQKLLNIQYQERQATPFRSRLNGLKIDEKVAKRLLPEIINKLEEYNKNYYRELEETIGEYLIKSDFKKYSIDEMSYYFTLGMILAKYFSFDKEENKEQ
- the cas7b gene encoding type I-B CRISPR-associated protein Cas7/Csh2 is translated as MCIEKRSEILFCYDVTDANPNGDPLDENKPRIDEETKINIVTDVRLKRTVRDYLYEYKGYNGQNGKDIFVREIIYDKEGHIQDAKLRIEDFMLDEKGEKISKSDLKKYFNKDKLGDGEYLQKMIEIITPNLLKNCIDVRLFGATIPVEYKNSNTGKGSITFTGPVQFKMGRSLHKVELKHIKGTGAFASKAGASQATFREEYVLPYSFICFHGIINEVAAKHTNLTEEDVKELLEAMWNGTKNLISRSKFGQMPRFLLKVTYKESGFFIGDLDKKIKLTGYENDFSIRSIKDFKLDIEELKKSFALNKDKIDSIEYKIDENLSVVGDIPNDWEILEV
- the cas5b gene encoding type I-B CRISPR-associated protein Cas5b, which translates into the protein MKIVVFDIWGDLGHFRVPYTTSSPLTFPIPPKTALYGIVGAVLGYDKKNYLEKFQNRKWKFAIGIKNKISTIRIAENVINTKVVKMFARMPRGKSCRTQINFEFLKNPYFRIYVTSLDNNELNKLKILLKEHKTQYTISLGISECLANFRFVGSFEAEKKQLDEFIEINSIIPLKYLKNSYQINFLKENRKYLRIHMPMEMKSNRELIESEDFILEAYGKTINVKLESYLRIEELNENIVIF
- a CDS encoding CRISPR-associated helicase/endonuclease Cas3, whose amino-acid sequence is MNCLSHPNKNLITHLSNVKKIGLTLFGNKDKVVFGLPDNLEKVLEIALFYHDFGKSTKFFQDYLNASIINEKYEGNSELTQHALISACLAAYKISNTLEKIDNSLLFSLLVFLAIRKHHGNFENLDEMLVISETKWRSLEEQWNNVLEEFKKEIDNIPFEDLKDFIEDLLWDKDSEIGKLDNYFLLNFLFSILIYSDKTEVVLGPKIDTVKFPDKIFNSVNNYKNQIFKNSEKTELNRLREDAYNISLVNLLKQHKNGNIFSLNLPTGAGKTLTVLNLAFNLLKNDKSLQRIIYALPFTSIVDQTEKVLKDIFNKNGLNSDDYLIVHHHLAEAKIKLDENYIEGDKAEFLIENWDKPFVLTTFWQLFNSIITNKNSQLRKFHNLANSIIILDEVQTIPYKYWILTNEVFKKMCEIFNIKIIFLTATMPLIFSEEKNEIIPLIPKDKRSEYFSKFSRYRIEIVNHLNEINIDELFEIAKKDIKKNINKSFLFVFNTINTSIEFYNKIKSEFSDKKLIYLSSNILPIERQKRIAKIKNNSKDKIIVSTQVIEAGVDIDLDIVYRDFAPLDSIIQSSGRCNRNSKKEIGVVKVFKLRNCRGKYDYSYIYSGLSVNATDLVFKNKDKVDESKVLELINEYYCKIKENSSTNFSNEILIAMKNLNYEEVSNKFKLIDEIPSFSMFFEIDERAKKLLKIFKEIMNINDRYERKSEFLKIKSDFYRYVLSVKLSEKTKSYHSSFDAIGELRIVSKDLCESVYDVDTGLKYEWSVFL